In Hippoglossus stenolepis isolate QCI-W04-F060 chromosome 21, HSTE1.2, whole genome shotgun sequence, one DNA window encodes the following:
- the abcc3 gene encoding ATP-binding cassette sub-family C member 3 isoform X3 — protein MDAHLLRFYVATSRQLKRLESVSRSPIYSHFSETITGSSVIRAYGRHTAFVLMSDLKVDENQKSYFPGIVSNRWLGVRIEFIGNCIVLFAAMFAVTGKESLNPGLVGLSVSYALQVTMSLNWMVRMTSDLENNIVAVERVKEYSETKTEAPWEVEDKKPPPDWPREGNVHFQDYSVRYREGLDLVLKNLTLSVKGGEKIGIVGRTGAGKSSMTLCLFRILEAAGGEITIDDVKISEIGLHDLRSKLTIIPQEPVLFSGSLRMNLDPFDQCTDEAVWKALEHSHLDKFVSNQPAKLELECAEGGENLSVGQRQLVCLARALLRKTRILVLDEATAAIDLETDDLIQSTIRTQFEDCTVFTIAHRLNTIMDYTRVLVLDKGQVAEFDTPANLLSQKGIFYSMAKDAGLAQ, from the exons atggatGCGCACCTTCTG AGATTTTACGTTGCAACATCCCGGCAGCTAAAGCGCTTGGAGTCGGTCAGCCGCTCTCCTATATACTCCCATTTCTCTGAGACCATCACTGGCTCTAGTGTAATCCGAGCCTATGGCAGACACACTGCCTTTGTTCTGATGAGTGATCTGAAAGTGGATGAGAACCAAAAGAGTTACTTCCCTGGTATAGTGTCCAACAG GTGGCTCGGGGTGCGTATTGAGTTCATTGGGAACTGCATAGTGTTGTTTGCTGCTATGTTTGCTGTGACTGGTAAGGAGAGCCTGAATCCCGGCCTCGTGGGTCTGTCGGTGTCCTACGCTCTGCAG GTGACCATGTCTCTGAACTGGATGGTGCGAATGACTTCAGATCTGGAAAACAACATAGTAGCGGTTGAGAGAGTGAAGGAGTACTCTGAAACCAAGACAGAG GCCCCctgggaggtggaggacaaGAAGCCCCCTCCTGACTGGCCCAGGGAGGGGAACGTGCATTTCCAGGACTACAGCGTTCGGTACAGAGAGGGACTGGACCTCGTCCTGAAGAACCTGACGCTCAGCGtcaagggaggagagaag ATTGGCATTGTGGGTCGTACAGGAGCCGGCAAGTCTTCCATGACGCTCTGCCTCTTCAGAATActggaagctgcaggaggagagattACCATCGACGACGTGAAGATCTCTGAAATAGGTCTGCATGACCTGAGGTCCAAACTCACCATCATTCCACAg GAGCCTGTTCTGTTCTCTGGCAGCCTGAGGATGAACCTGGACCCCTTTGACCAGTGCACTGATGAAGCGGTGTGGAAAGCTCTGGAGCATTCTCACCTTGACAAGTTTGTCAGCAACCAGCCGGCGAAGCTGGAGCTGGAGtgtgcagagggaggagagaatcTCAG TGTGGGCCAGAGGCAGCTGGTGTGTTTGGCTCGAGCTCTcctgaggaagacgaggatcCTCGTCCTGGATGAGGCTACAGCTGCTATCGACCTGGAGACGGATGATCTGATTCAGTCCACCATAAGGACTCAGTTCGAAGACTGCACCGTCTTTACCATCGCACACAGACTCAACACAATCATGGATTACACAAG AGTTTTGGTGTTGGACAAGGGACAGGTCGCAGAGTTTGACACTCCTGCAAACCTGCTATCTCAGAAAGGAATCTTCTACAGCATGGCAAAAGACGCGGGACTGGCGCAGTAG
- the wfikkn2b gene encoding WAP, Kazal, immunoglobulin, Kunitz and NTR domain-containing protein 2, which translates to MWWMLFPRWIWFMVCVWMELQVRALPQITYSHAGICPNDMNPNLWVDAMSTCTRECETDQECESFEKCCQNVCGNRSCVAARYVDGKKGPVGMPKEATCASFMCNQQGSECDIWDGQPVCKCRDRCEREPHFTCASDGMTYYNKCYMDAEACSKGTTLSVVTCRFHLTWPNTSPSLPQATTPRPTTAPLQATVPPPQPPVLVSGPAHQIVNVGDTASFLCDVMGRPRPEITWEKQLPAGVERVVMRPNHVRGNMVVTNIGQLVIYNAQPRDSGVYTCTARNPSGSVQANHPLTVLPTEMPRPPEPKNVTRCPPEECLKPSDNPEDCGSELENISWYYEPKTNNCISFTHCNSNNNSQHPRKVFETHEECMQCCGPELSGPCGLPSLQGPCKAYEPRWAYSRTLQQCQSFIYGGCEGNDNNFESKEACEEMCPYPKNHHCKSCKPKGKMVTSFCRSDFVILGHMTELTEEKDSGHALVTVEEILKDEKMGLRFFGREPLQVTFLNMDWNCPCPNITGATAEGQVIIMGNVNDGMAVLHPESYVGSTSPRRVRKLREVISKNTCDILKAITNSPQ; encoded by the exons ATGTGGTGGATGCTGTTTCCACGGTGGATCTGgttcatggtgtgtgtgtggatggagctCCAGGTCCGAGCTTTGCCACAAATCACCTACTCACACGCGGGGATCTGCCCTAATGACATGAACCCCAACCTGTGGGTGGATGCCATGAGCACCTGCACGCGAGAGTGTGAAACCGACCAG GAGTGTGAGTCCTTCGAGAAGTGTTGCCAGAATGTGTGTGGGAATCGGAGTTGTGTGGCAGCTCGTTACGTGGACGGGAAGAAAGGCCCCGTGGGAATGCCCAAGGAGGCCACCTGTGCCAGTTTTATGTGCAACCAGCAGGGCTCCGAGTGTGACATCTGGGACGGACAGCCGGTGTGTAAGTGCCGGGACCGCTGCGAGAGGGAGCCGCACTTCACCTGCGCCTCCGATGGCATGACCTACTACAACAAGTGCTACATGGACGCAGAGGCGTGTTCTAAAGGCACCACCCTGTCTGTCGTCACCTGCCGCTTCCACCTCACCTGGCCCAACACCAGCCCCTCGTTGCCCCAAGCGACCACTCCCCGCCCAACCACCGCTCCTCTTCAGGCGACCGTTCCACCTCCTCAGCCTCCGGTCCTGGTCAGCGGCCCCGCTCACCAAATCGTAAATGTGGGCGACACGGCCAGTTTCCTGTGTGACGTGATGGGTCGCCCCCGGCCTGAGATAACCTGGGAGAAGCAACTGCCAGCGGGTGTGGAGAGGGTCGTCATGAGGCCCAATCATGTGCGTGGGAACatggtggtcactaacattgGTCAGCTGGTCATCTACAATGCCCAGCCGCGTGATTCAGGTGTCTACACCTGTACGGCTCGGAACCCGTCTGGGTCAGTGCAGGCCAACCACCCGCTCACTGTCCTGCCCACTGAGATGCCCAGGCCGCCTGAGCCAAAGAACGTGACCCGCTGCCCGCCCGAGGAGTGCCTGAAGCCCTCTGATAACCCAGAGGATTGTGGGAGTGAGCTGGAGAATATCAGCTGGTACTACGAGCCCAAGaccaacaactgcatctccTTCACCCactgcaacagcaacaacaacagccagCACCCCAGGAAGGTCTTCGAGACACACGAGGAGTGCATGCAGTGCTGCGGTCCAGAGCTGTCAGGCCCCTGTGGTCTCCCCAGCCTGCAGGGCCCCTGCAAAGCCTACGAGCCGCGTTGGGCCTACAGCAGAACCCTGCAACAGTGTCAGTCCTTCATCTACGGAGGCTGCGAGGGCAACGACAACAATTTTGAATCCAAAGAAGCTTGCGAGGAAATGTGCCCCTACCCGAAAAACCACCACTGCAAGTCCTGCAAGCCGAAGGGCAAGATGGTGACGAGCTTCTGCCGGAGCGACTTCGTCATCCTGGGTCACATGACGGAgctcacagaggagaaggacTCGGGCCACGCCCTCGTGACCGTGGAAGAGATCCTGAAGGACGAGAAGATGGGGCTTCGCTTCTTTGGCAGGGAGCCTCTGCAGGTCACCTTCCTCAACATGGACTGGAACTGCCCGTGTCCGAACATCACGGGCGCCACCGCCGAGGGACAGGTCATCATCATGGGCAACGTCAACGACGGCATGGCGGTCCTGCACCCGGAGAGCTACGTGGGTTCCACCAGCCCTCGGCGCGTACGGAAGCTGAGAGAGGTCATCTCTAAGAACACGTGTGACATCCTGAAAGCGATCACCAACAGCCCTCAgtag